The DNA window TAACAAAGAGGTGGCAACGACGGAGAGGGCGGGGCTGCTGCTCTTGACCTTCGACACCGCACGGAAAAACGGGTTGGGAAGAATCCGTGGCCCTAAAGTGTCGGAGCTCCGTCCATCAAGTAGACAGAACATTTGTGAAACTTCCTGAATCGTCCCGCGGAGGAGGACTCGTTTCTGGACAGAAGAGAGAGACTTCAAAGACGCGGGTCCTGGTTTGTGCTCGTTCGGGGAGACGACGAAATCACAGGTTAAAGCTTCACAAAAGCTAAAACTGACCCTGAAAGGTGTCCACAAAGTCCCGTTTGAGAACAGAATGTTCAGCCGGTCGACTGCAGGCTGCACGTCCATGgccgcgtgcacgcgcgcgcgcacgtgcactcGCACACGTAAGCTGTTTTTGTAGGCATGCGAGAGGGGAGGATGATGGGTGTGACACGGACCCCCCATCCCCTCGCTGAGCGCACACCCACAGGCTCcatgccctccctccctccctccctccctccagacACCCATCCCTCGTtattcctcccctctctgcccctcCTTTACTGCCTGCAGATGTGCCACAGTCAGTGTCGGAGCTGACACGGACGCTTCAGTTTTTTGAACCTGCGCAAGAGGAGTGGCGGCGGCTTTTACTCGCTACAAttcttttgcctgttttttttttaatgtgctccGAGCAGACGGGCTAGAAGTGGATGCCACTTGCTCGGTCAGCCAGTAGGACACAGGTTTACGACAAGACCTTCTGAAATGGGGCTGGTTTTCAGCTGGCTCTGGGGTCGCAGGGCGCTTCCTGGAGTCGCCGCGGAGACGCAGGTGAGTTCCCTCCAACACCTGCCCCGTCTGCGATGTGCCTCAGAACATTATGTACCAGCTTGCTCTGATTCTCCAgtcctctgaccccccccccccccagtccctCCCCTTGTAAActcacccccaccctcctgCATCCTGCCGTTTCTCCGCTCCTCTTGTTCTCGGGCACCTCTGGGCCCACGTTATCTTGACCCTGCGCACGGATTTTTGCACGAAAGCTCCCTCTTCCTGTCAGCGGGGGGGTTCAGGACGTCCACGGCTGAGTCGCCTCCCAGTTCAGAGGAGCTCCGACAGCTGTCGCCTCAGCTCAGCGATGCGAGCGCTGATCCTTTTAGCCGCTTCGCCTTCCATTTCAAAGGCTATCACCTTGTGGCAGAAGCATGCGAGGTCAGCACGCCGACGAGCGCAACGAGGTTTTACGAGTCTGTTTGCACTGAAGCACTGGAGGGCTTTGTGCCGActcagccaaaaaaaaaaaagtcccctCAGACGCTTCAGATTCTTCAGCTTCTGAGTTCAGGCCTGCCCCGACGTCTAGGATTCCAGATCTGGGTGTTGGAAGTGAGCAGGAGGCCGCGTCCGTGTGCCGATCGGTTTGGGACACGTTGTTCTGTGGCTGTTTGGGAGGGCGTGTGTGTACTTTATGGGAGACGGTCGttcgtgtgtttgtttgttcgcTATCGATGAAACAAAGATTGTTCCTCCCCGGGGTCATTATTTACCGTTCTCAGCTGCATTTTGGAGCTTAACTGCAGACGTCGTGAGTTCCCAGCCCGAGCCCGAAGGCACCAGGCTTGTCCCAGAAAGAGGCCGCTTCAAAAGTCACTAAATAATTCACAGATGAGGACATCCAATATTTATAGGTGATTGTTGTCTTGGATGTACAATAATCAGCCTCTTGGTCCGTCAAATCACACCCAAAGTGAGCAGCAGAGATGTAAAACATCTCAAACTGACATTTGGAATTGTGAAAACCCCTCCAGGACAGAGCAGCCCGCGGCGGGACGGATGCGTGAGAAGGTTGGTTTGCTCCCGGCACAGTTCCCTCACAGCATCGATGCTCCTCCCAGAATATGACCTTTAAAACCCGACAGTCACCAAATAGTTTGAATTTTTCAAGTTTTCATCCTTGCTTTGACGGTtctcctgatttttttttggtaacGACAACGTGCTCGTCTCCTTTTGTTTGATTCCTGTAACACTTCTCACCCCTGTTCCTCTGAAGGTGAGTTCTCCAGCTGAGGCTCCAGCAGAAGCTCCAGAGGAGACCGAGGTACCCGCACACACCCTTAACCCCCTTCCTGCGCATGCATTTTCCTGTTTGGGGCTCGTAATTCGCACGATTATGCTCTTAATATTGAGCAACAATAGTGTGTTTCAGTGTAATTTGGTGTTGCTCCCAGTTTCCACTCGCATTTTACTGGTTTAAAGCAGCTGCAGTGGGGCAAACAGAGCTTTCCAATAAAGGTTTTGGTGACATAAGCGTCACAAATAAAAACCAGCGGGCACAGCACAGCTCTGAGATCAGCGGGCTGAAGTTCCAGAGAGAAAAGCCACTAAAGCCAGCGTGCAGAACTCTGAAGGTTCTCCCCATATGACACAGCTGTGATGTGAATTTCTTCTGATTCAGTGTAAATGAATGCTACAGGTTAGCCGGGATCAGCTAGCTCATTAGCGTCTCTTATCTGTCAACTATCTCACTGATTTAATGAATTTGTTGGCTTTTTTCTCCAGATCTTAACAGAAGAAACAGCAAATGTGACAACAGAGCCTGAACTGGTAAGAAGAAATTCCCAGACCATCCAGTTGCTGAAAATTTGTAATTTAATGTCTGGATCTTCTCCCTGCAGAGGCATGAAACCCTTGAAGCAAAAACTGAAGAGGAGCCCGAGGCCCCCGCAGAGGAGGAGGCCCCCGTGGAGACTGAGATGGAAGTGGCCATCACGGAAGCCCCCGAGGAGCCCGAGGTCACAGCACAGGCTGGAGGCCGAGTATCCCCGGTGGAGGAACCGGCTGCGGTCGCAGAGGCCGCCGTAGAACCGGCAGAGGTGGAGGTCGCCGCCGAGGTTCTCGAGCCCGAAGCCGTTACTGAAATCGTCTCtggtggggaggaggaagaggaggaagaggcagaaatggaAGTCCTGGCTGCAGAAGAAGCATCTGAAGTCTCTGCTGAGACCACTGACCTCATCACCAAGACAGAGGTGCCCCAGGATGCTCCTGTCCAGCCCATGGAAATCCAAGTGGTGAGTATTCAGCCCACCAAAGCCACCGGGTCCAGCAGGAAGTGCACCTCAGGGTGAAAACCCGTGCTTAAGAAGCACCGAGGGTTTCATCCACACGCTCAGTGTTGCATGTCTGCTGCATCGGCAGGTTGGAGACGCTCCGCTAGAAGAGGCTGAAGCATCTGCAGCCGAGGTGAAAGAGGTAAAACCTGACCTCTGGAAGCGTTATCATGAATTTGGACTGAAGTCTTCCCCTCCCACTAAAGGGAGAAGCTCATTGCTACATTAGCCTGAACACATCTCATCCCTGAGTTTAGGAGCTTAACTTCTGTAACATGCAGACTttgtcctcttgtcctcctttttctcccccttcccTACCAACCAGGAGATCGTTGACAACCTGGCCGATGACTTTGTTGTCACGGAGACCGCCGAGGCAGTGGAGGTCGCCATCGCAGAATCTTCGGGCCAGCTGGTGAGGGACAGGCCGCTTCTCAGGTGCAAAGAGATCGTGATCGCTGATGTTCAGAGATT is part of the Takifugu rubripes chromosome 21, fTakRub1.2, whole genome shotgun sequence genome and encodes:
- the LOC105418832 gene encoding fibrous sheath CABYR-binding protein-like isoform X3 → MGLVFSWLWGRRALPGVAAETQVSSPAEAPAEAPEETEILTEETANVTTEPELRHETLEAKTEEEPEAPAEEEAPVETEMEVAITEAPEEPEVTAQAGGRVSPVEEPAAVAEAAVEPAEVEVAAEVLEPEAVTEIVSGGEEEEEEEAEMEVLAAEEASEVSAETTDLITKTEVPQDAPVQPMEIQVVGDAPLEEAEASAAEVKEEIVDNLADDFVVTETAEAVEVAIAESSGQLETVEMSEALNSQSEASNESVAESVAEVVAPPAEEAMDADGQACLDAPLEEPKLEEPKLEEPKLEEPKLEVCEMPCQKQLAVESVEMSVESSLSGHVVPEVTIEG